A single genomic interval of Shewanella psychropiezotolerans harbors:
- a CDS encoding GNAT family N-acetyltransferase has translation MQDSIFGENSTTTAVICEKEGCPMGFSVYFFNYSTWLGKHGLYLENLYVTHTERGSGAGKTLLKHLAKITVDNGCGRFEWNVLGWNEPAINVYKSLGAKSKDEWIGYQLTGSKLTELAES, from the coding sequence ATTCAAGATTCAATTTTTGGTGAAAATTCTACAACAACAGCTGTAATTTGTGAGAAAGAAGGCTGTCCTATGGGTTTTTCAGTTTACTTTTTTAATTACTCAACTTGGTTAGGGAAGCATGGTCTCTATCTTGAAAATTTGTATGTTACTCATACTGAGCGTGGCAGTGGAGCTGGAAAAACTCTCCTTAAACATCTAGCAAAAATTACTGTTGATAATGGATGTGGGCGATTTGAGTGGAATGTTCTTGGTTGGAATGAGCCTGCAATTAATGTTTATAAATCTCTTGGTGCTAAATCAAAAGATGAGTGGATAGGCTATCAACTAACAGGTTCGAAATTAACCGAGTTGGCAGAGTCATGA